From Amycolatopsis sp. WQ 127309:
GGTCGAAGATCTGGCTGAACACGATGCCGACCGCGGCCACCGACGTGACGATCGGCAGCAGCACGCCCATCCGCAGCAGGAGCCGGGCCCGCAGCTGCTGGTTCAGCAGCGCGGCCACGACCAGCGCGAGCAGCAGCTGCGGCACGGTGGCCAGCACCAGCATGCCGAGGGTGTTGACGACGGCGTTCCAGAAGTCCGGGTCGCCGAAGAGAGTGGCGTAGTTGTCGAGGCCGATGAAGCCGCCGTCCCCGCCCAGGTCCCAGTCGTGCAGCGAGACCCACGCCGTGTAAAGCAGCGGGAACAGGCCGAAGACCGCGAAGAGGAGGAAGAACGGAGCGATGTAGAGGTACGGCGAGGCCTTGAGGTCCCACCGGGACAGCAGGCTGCCGCGTTCCCGCGGACGCGGCGGCGCCGGGGGTTTCGCGGCCGCGCGGGGCCGTTGCTGGGTGACCAACTGGGGTGTCCTTAATGGAGGCCGGGCGGGCGCACGGACTGATCGCGTGCGCCCGCCCGGCGGGCTACTTGACCAGGCGCTTGGCTTCGTCGATGGCTTTCGCCCACGCCTCGTCCGGCTGGAGCTTGCCTTGCTCGACGGCGAGCAGCGCGTTGGTGAACCGGTCGCCGATGGCGACGTTCGCCGGGCCGAGGTACACCGGCTTCACGGCCTTCGCGCTGGCGCCGAAGATCTTCCCGACCGGCGCGCCGCCGAAGTAGGCGTTGGTCAGCCCCTGCACGACCGGGTCGTCGATGGCCTGCGGCGACGACGGGAAGTTGCCCTTGGCCTGGAACGCGCCGATCTGACCCTTGGCGCTGGTCAGGAACTTCACCAGCTCGACGGCCTGGTCCTGGTGCTTGCTCTGCTTCGGCACCGCGAGGAACGAGCCGCCACGCACCGCGCCGTTGCCCGGCACCTTGGCGACGTCCCACTTGTCGGCGTTCTCCGGGCCGGCCTGCTTCTGGATGGTCGCCAGCATCCACGACGGGCACGCGATGGTGGCGAACGTGCCCTTCTTGAACCCGGCGTTCCACTGCGGGCTGTACTGGTCGAGGTTGGCCGACAGGCCGCCCTGGATCATCCCGACGGTCTGGTCGTAGGCGCTGCGCACGGCGGGGTTGCTGTCCGCGACGAAATTGTTGGCCTTGTCGTAGTACGTGTGATCACCCTGCTGCATCAGGATGTTCTGGTACATGCCGCTGGAGGAGTCGTAGAACTTCGCGCCGGTGTTCGCGGTGAGAAAGCGCTTTCCTGTGGCCAGGTAGGCGTCCCAGGTCGGCCACAGAGCACCGACCTGCTCGCGGTCGGTGGGCAGCCCGGCTTTCTGGAACAGGTCCTTGCGGTAGCACATCCCCTGGGCGCCGATGTCGGTGCCGAGCCCGATCAGCGTCTTGCCGTCGGCGGTCAGGGCCTGGTTCCACTTCCAGTCCAGGTAGTCCGGCTTGAGGGAGTCCGCACCCTTGTCGAGGAGGTTGACGAACTTGTCCGGCTTCGCGACGTACTGGCTGATGATGCCCTCTTCGAGCGCCACGACGTCGCCGGCGCCGGAGCCCGCGGTCATCCACTGCTGCAGCTTGGGCGAGTAGTCGCCCAGCTTCCCGATGTTCTCCTCCTTGATGGTGACACCGGGGTGGCTCGCCTCGTACTGCTTGTACAGGGCGTCGTAGCCGAACTGGCTGAACGTCTTCACCACGAGGGTGACCGGGCCGGACGCGCTCTGCTGATCGTCGCTCGCTCCGCCGCAGGCCGCGGCGGTGACGAGGGTGGCGGCCATGGCGGTGGCCAGCAGTGTTCGCCTGAGTCTGGCAGGCATGAAACCTCCACTTACGAGGCCGATTCCGGAACCGCTAACAGTCCGTACGGCCTTCATCACGACTTTGTGAAAACACCTTCACCTGCTGCGACGCTGCGGCTGTGCCGGTGAGACGCTGGCTGGCTTGCGCCAGAATTGGAAGCGCTTACAGGACTGTAACCCGGAGTTGGCGCGGTTGTGAAGAGGCATCTGTCAAGACCCCGCGACGGTTGACACACCGGCCGCCCGGAGCGCACCATCCCGCATTGACGCTGTGGCGTGCCGGCTCCTCCGATCCCCGCTCGATCCCCAGGAGAACCGGTATGTCCGTAAGACCCAGGCTGCTCGCGGCCTGTTTGCCCGTCGTGCTCGTCGTGTCGCTGGCCCCGGCCGCACACGCCGACGCACCGTACGAACGCGTGCTCAACGGCACGTTCGACACCACCAAGGCCCCCTGGTGGAGCAGCGGGACCACACCGTCCCGAGTGGACGCCGGCCGCCTCTGCGCCGACGTCCCCGCCGGCACGGTCAACCCGTGGGACTCGATGCTCGGCGAGAACGACATCCCGCTCGAAGCGGGCCAGCCGTACACGCTGCGATTCACCGCGACGGCCACCGCCGACGTCACGATCCGCGCCGGCCTCGGCCTCGCGGTCGCCCCGAGCACGACGATGTTCTCGAAGACCGCCGCCGTCACGAGCACCCCGAAGACGTTCACCTTCACCGGCAACTCCAGCCTGTCCACCCTCCGCGGCCAGGTGAACTTCCAGTTCGGCGGCGCCACCAAGCCGTACACGTTCTGCGTCGACGACGTCTCGCTCACCGGCGGCGCCATCGCGCCGGGCGGCGGCAAGGACTACGGCTCACCCGTGCGGGTGAACCAGGTCGGCTACGCGACGACCGGGCCGAAGGAGGCGTCCATTGTGGATGCTTCGGCGAAGCCGGTGCCGTGGGAACTTCGCGACAGCGCGGGCAAAGTCGTGAAGAAGGGCCGGACCCAGGTGCGGGGCGACGACGCCGCGTCCGGCGACCACGTGCACATCGCGGACTTCGGCGACTACCGCAAGGAAGGGACCGGCTACACCCTCGCGGTCGGCACCGCCGTCAGCGCGCCGTTCGACATCGCGCGCAACCCGTACGACGGCCTGCGCAAGGACTCGCTGGAGTACTTCTACCTCGTCCGCAGCGGCACCCCGATCGACGCTGCCTACGCCGGTGACGCCTACGCGCGCCCGGCCGGGCACCTCGGCGTCGCGCCCAACAAGGGCGACACCTCCGTGCCCTGCCTGCCCGGCACCTGCGACTACTCCCTCGACGTCAGCGGCGGCTGGTACGACGCCGGCGACCAGGGCAAGTACGTCGTCAACGGCGCGCTCGCCGCGTGGCAGCTCATGGACAGCTACGAGCGCTCGCTGTCCACAGGGGACTGGGCGAACCTGAAAGACGGCCTGCTGAAGGTGCCCGAAGCGGGCAACCGCGTCCCCGACGTGCTCGACGAGTCACGCTGGGAGGTCGAGTTCCTGCTGAAGATGCAGGTCCCGGCCGGGCAGCCCCTCGCGGGCATGGCCCACCACAAGATCCACGACCTCGCCTGGACCGCGCTGCCGACCCAGCCCCAAGCCGACGCGCAGCCGCGTTACCTCCACCCGCCGTCCACCGCGGCGACGCTCAACCTGGCCGCCGCGGCCGCCCAGTGCGCCCGCGTCTGGCAGCCCTACGACCGCGCGTTCGCGGCGAAGTGCCTGGCCGCGGCCAAGACGGCGTGGCAGGCCGCGCTCGCCCACCCGGCGATCTACGCGCCCGACGAGGACAGCGTCGGCGGCGGGGCGTACGACGACACGAACGTCACCGACGAGTTCTCCTGGGCCGCGACGGAGCTGTACGCCACGACCGGCGACCGGACCTACCTGAAGTCCATGACCGGCCGGATCACCGCCGACGGGTTCTCGTGGCGCGACACCGGCGCGTTGACCGACCTCACGATCGCCCGCCTCCCGTGGCGCTTCCCCCTGGATCGCGTCCTGGGTGCCCGGCAGCGGGTGCTGAACGTCGCCGACCAGTACGTCCGCAACGTCGACTCGCAGGGTTACCCGAACCCGTTCAAGGACGCGGCCTACCCGTGGGGCTCGACCAGCTCCACCACCAACAACGCCTTGGTGATCGCGACGGCGTACGACCTGACGCACCGTCAGGGGTACCGCGACGCCGTCCTCGAGTCGATGGACTACCTGCTCGGCCGCAACGGGCTGAACCAGTCGTTCGTCACCGGCTATGGCGAGCGGGCCAGCACCAACGAACACGGCCGGATCTGGGCCCACCAGCTCGACCCGAAGCTGCCGGCCCCGCCGCCGGGCTCGCTGGCCGGCGGCCCGAACAGCGGGCTGCAGGACCCGGTCGCCCAGCAGAACCTGCCCGGCTGCGCGCCCGCGAAGTGCTACATCGACGACATCTTCTCGTACTCCACGAACGAGACGGCGATCAACTGGAACTCGTCACTCGCCTGGATCGCGGCGTTCGCCGCCGGTAAGTAAACCCATCGAAAACAAGGAGGTCCACAATGCGGTGGACAGCCCGCGTCATCGCGGTGTCGGCGCTCTTGCTCGTCGGCACCGCGGTGCCCGCGAACGCCGCCAGTCCGCTCGACCTGACCAGTGGCTTCTACGTCAACACGGGTTCGGCGCCCGCCCAGTGGGTGGCGTCGCACTCGAGTGACTCGCGAGCCTCGAAGATCAACGCGTCGATCGCGTCGAAGCCGATCGCGAAGTGGTTCGGCAACGACAGCGCCATCGGCACGTCGGTGGCGAGTTACGTCAGCGCCGCCGACAGCCACGACAAGCTGCCGGTGCTGGTGGCGTACAACCTGCCCGGCCGTGACGCGTGTGGCGGCGAATCCGGCGGGGGAGCCGGGAGTCTCGGCGCGTACAAGACGTGGATCTCGAGCTTCGCGGCCGGTGTCGGGACCCACCCGGCGGTCGTGGTCATCGAGCCGGACGCCCTCGGTGACTTCGACTGCATGAGCAGCGCGCAGATCGCCGACCGGAACACGATGCTCACGTACGCGACGCAGATGTTCAAGCAGAAGGCGCCGAACACCTACGCCTACCTCGACGGCGGCAACGCCGGCTGGGTGGCGGCGGCGACCATGGCGAGCCGCCTGAAGGCCGCCGGGGTGGCCAACGTCCGCGGCTTCTCGGTGAACGTGTCGAACTACTACACGACCAGCCAGTCGATCAGTTACGCCAACTCCGTGAAGTCGGGGGTGGGCGGCAGCGCGCAGTTCGTCATCGACACCAGCCGCAACGCCAACGGCTCCAACGGGAACTGGTGCAACCCGGCCGGGCGCAAGCTCGGCGTCACCGCCCAGGCCGGCGGCGGCGCGGAGATGCTCCTGTGGGTGAAGACGCCCGGTGTTTCCGACGGCCAGTGCGGCATCGCGCCGACGGTGCCGGCGGGGACGTTCAGCCCGGACATCGCCGTCCGGCTGATCGACGGGACGTGAAACGCTTGACACACAACACTGTAAGCGCTTACAAAGGAGGCTGAGCGAAGGAGGTCGTCGATGGGCTGGCGGTTCGCCGTGAGCACGCTGGGCATGCCGGGCATCCCGGTGCGCGAGGCCGCGAGTACGGCGTCGGCACACGGGTGCGAAGGTCTGGAGCTGCGGGTGCACGCGAGCGAGGAAGTCCACTTGGGACTGCCGGGCCGGGCCGTCGACGACCTCCGTTCTCTTCTCTCCGGTCAAGGGCTCGCCGTCGCGTGCCTGGCCGGGTACGCGAAGGTCTGCCGCCCCGGCCCCGACGGGCCGGTGGTCGGCGAGCTGCGCGCGCTGATCGAGCTGGCGCACCGGATCGGCGCGCCGGCCGTGCGCGTCTTCCCGGGCGGCGACGGCGACGCGCGGTCCCGGATCGAAGCCGTCCTCGACGACCTGCGTGACTCCGGGGTGCGCCTGCTGCTCGAAACGCACGACTCGCGTCCCACCGGCGCCGCGGCCCTGGCGGTCGTCGAGCCGTTCGGCGACCCGGACCTGGTCGCCGTCCTGTGGGACGCGGTGCACCCGTGGCGCGCCGGCGAGGAACCGGCCGTCACCCGCGAGGTGCTGGGCCGCTACCTCGGCTACTTCCAGGTCAAGGACGCCGTGGGCCGCGACGACCCGACCCCGGTGCCGCCGGGCGACGGCGCGATCCCGCTCTCCGAGTGCGGCGAACTCCTGCGTTCGTGGTCGGGCTGGATCTCCCTGGAGTGGGAGAAGGCCTGGTACCCGGCGCTCGCGCCGATCGACGTCCCCCTGCGCGCGGCCGCGGCCTGGTTCCGCCGGTACACGCTCCCCGAATGACGAGGTGGAAATGACGAAACACAGCCTGGGCGTCGTGCTCAACGGCGTCACCGGCCGGATGGGCTACCGCCAGCACCTGGTGCGCTCGGTCCTGGCGATCCGCGAGCAGGGCGGCGTCCTGCTCGCCGACGGCTCCCGCGTGCAGCTCGAACCGCTGCTCGTCGGCCGCAGCGACGACAAGCTGTCCGAGATCGCGAGCCGGCACGGCCTGACCCGCTGGACGACCGACCTCGACACCGCCCTCGCCGACAAGGACTTCCCGCTGTACTTCGACGCGCAGCTGACGTCGGTCCGCGAGAAGTCGATCAGCCGGGCGATCGACGCCGGCAAGCACATCTACACCGAGAAGCCCCTGGCGGAATCCGTCGAGGGCGCGTTGACGCTCGCCCGGCAGGCGGCCGCGGCGGGCGTGAAGAACGGCGTCGTGCACGACAAGCTGTACCTGCCCGGCCTGCGCAAGCTCGCGCGGCTGGTGGACAGCGGGTTCTTCGGGCGGATCCTGTCCGTGCGCGGGGAGTTCGGCTACTGGGTCTTCGAAGGCGACTGGCAGAGCGCGCAGCGGCCGAGCTGGAACTACCGGGCCGAGGACGGCGGCGGCATCGTCGTGGACATGTTCTGCCACTGGAACTACGTGCTGGAGAACCTGTTCGGCGCGGTCCGCGCGGTGACCGCGCGCGCCGTGACCCACATCCCGTCCCGGGTGGACGAGCAGGGCACCACCTACGACGCGACGGCCGACGACGCCGCGTACGCGATCTTCGAGCTGGACGGCGGGATCGTCGCGCAGCTGAACTCGTCGTGGTGCGTGCGCGTGCACCGCGACGAGCTGGTCGAGTTCCAGGTGGACGGCACGCGGGGGAGCGCGGTGGCCGGCCTGCACAAGTGCGTCGTCCAGCCGCGCGAGGTGACGCCGAAGCCGGTGTGGGACCCGGACCTGCCGGAGACGCGGGACTACCGCGCGCAGTGGCAGGAGGTGCCGGACAACGCCGAGTTCGGCAACGGCTTCAAGGCGCAGTGGGAGCAGTTCGTCCGCCACGTCGTCGCGGACGAGCCCCACCCGTACGACTTCCTGGCCGGCGCGCGCGGCATTCACCTGGCCGAGGCGGGGCTGACGTCGTCGCGTACTGGTCGCCGGGTGGAGCTGGCGGCGCTGAAGGCGTGAAACGACACCGAGCCCGGCAGCGTGTCGCTGCCGGGCTCGGGGGTCGGTCGGGTCAGGCGCCCGGGCCGGAGTAGATCTCGGAGGCCTTCGGCGCGGTGACCGTCGTCGGCTTGTCCCAGTCGCTGAACTCCATCGTGCCGCTCTTCGGTTCCTGCATGCGCAGCAGGTAGTGCGGCTCGGCGGCGGCCACCGTCGCGGTGCCGTCGGAGCTGGTGAAGTTCAGGGCCGGGACGCCGCCCGCGGTCGTCTGCTCGCCGCCGGAGAAGGTCGCCGAGTCGATCTCGCCGATGGTGTTGTCGGTGAAGGTCTTGTAGTCGAGGAACTGCTTGAACGCCTCGCCCATGCCGGCGCCGATCTGGGACGTCGAGGGCACCCACTTGTCCTTGAGCGGCTTGCTCAGCGACGCCGGGATCCCGGCCTCCTTGATCAGCGACTCGCTGAACCGGAAGTAGTACTTGTCCCCGACGCGCAGCACCGGGACCTCGAGGCCGTCCTTCACGATGGTGCCGCTCGCGCTGTCCGGGTTGAGCTGCAGGTCCAGGTTGATGTTCCCGCCCTCGGAGACGGTGCCCCGGACGTGCACGGCCTTGGCCTGCTTCGCGGCGGCGACCACGGCGGTCCCGGCCTGCTTGGCGTCGAGCGACGCGGCCTTGGCCTCGGCGGAGGTGGACGCGGCGGCGGGAGCGGCGGACGCGCCGGCCGGCTCGGCGGTCCCGGAGGTGCTGGAGCACCCGGTGGAGATCAGGGCGGCGACGGCCCCGGTGGCGATGAGCGCTCCCAGGCGGAGTCGAGACATGAGCGATGGGTCCCCTCGTGAAGGTCCGGGCGTCCCGGACACGAACGGACTATCGACCAAGCGGGTGATCCGTTACGCCCTGTTGGAGGAGATCACCTTCATCGCCCGAAAGGTGCGGTATCGACGTCTTCGACGTAGCCGCGTGCTCACCTTCCGCAATGTCTCCCGAGGTGTCACAAACTCCGGTCCGGCGGCATCTCGAGGTCGATCACCGAGACCTCAAGGAGAACCCCGTGAACCTCGCACTGTGGATCGTCGCCGGGCTGCTCGCCGTCGTCGCGCTGACCGGTGGGATCAGCAAGACCTTCGTGGCCAAGGAGAAACTGGCCGGGATCCCCGGCGGGCAGTGGACCGGGGACTTCGGTGCCGGCTTCGTGAAGACCCTCGGGGTCCTCGAGCTCCTGGCCGCGATCGGCCTGGTTCTGCCCGCTCTCACCGGCGTCGCGCCGGTGCTCGTGCCGGTCACCGCCGCCTGCTGGGTGGTGCTGATGATCGGCGCGATGATCACCCACCTCCGCCACGACGGTGCCAGCCGGTTCGTGGCGCTGAACCTGACCTACCTCGCGCTCGCGGCGTTCCTGGCGTGGGGCCGGTTCGGTCCCGCGCCGTTCACCGCCTGAACGCCGTCAGGCGACCTCGTTCAGCTTCCCGGTCGCGACGTCGAAGACGAACCCGCGCACCGAGTCCTTCTTGGGGATGTACGGGCTGTTCTTGATCCGCGCGATCGACTGGCGGACGTCGGTGTCGGGGTCGGTGAAGGCCTCGGCGGCCCACGCGGGCTTGACGCCGACGTCCTCCTGGATCGACTTCTTGAAGTCGTCGTCGGTGAAGGTCAGCATCCCGCAGTCGGTGTGGTGGATGAGGATGATCTCCTCGGTGCCGAGCAGCCGCTGGCTGATGGCCAGCGACCGGATCTCGTCCTCGGTGACGACGCCGCCGGCGTTGCGGATGACGTGGGCTTCGCCTTCGTTGAGGCCGAGGACGCCGTAGACGTTGATGCGGGCGTCCATGCAGGCCAGGACGGCAACGTGCTTGGCGGGCGGCAGCGGCAGCGGCCCGGAGAACTGCGCGGCGTACTCGGCGTTGTTGGCCAGGAGGTCGTCGGTGACCGACATGGTGGTCCTTCCGCGGTAGTAGTGGCTCGGCCGAGTGGACCCTTCCATGCAGCCATGCGCAACCGTGCCCATGACCTGGGACCGGACTGGCCCGAACGGGTGCCGCACCCATCCGCGCGGGCCGCCGCGCCGAACGCGCGTGTCCGTCCACTCCGGACGCGGTCTGCGCCGAACGGGGCATAACGCCTCGCCGTCGCAGATCGTATGACCCCGGTGGCCTGCGACGACGTGCTCCGACCCGTCGAAAGTCGCTGCCGCACAAGAGAAAGCCCGGCCTGACCTCCGGTGGCCCGCGGACGGCGTCCTCCCCGCTCCCTGCCGTCCGCGCGGATCCCTTCGCCGACGAGGAGATGCCGAGATGGAGATCCGCCGGGTGCAGGCCGGCCGCGCGGCGCCCCGGGCCGCCGCGCAGAAGCACACCTTCTGGGGGCCGGAACCCCAGCTCGCGCCGGCGCCACGGCCTGGTCGTGACCCAGAGCGTCACGCCGAGTCCGCGGATCTCCAACTCATCGGACGTCCAGAGCGGGCTCGACGAGGGCTGGGACATCTTCGAGCTCTACTCGACGCGCAACCCCGCGACCGGCAACGCCTACTACTGCGCGGACGCGCGGGGCGCGGTGTTCGAGTCGGGCTCGCTGCGGCTGCGTGCCCACCGGGCAGTGGGTGGCGGCGTCGGCGACGAACTCGCCGCCGCGGCCCACCGCGAACCCGCGGCCCGCCGACTACGACTGCTCGACGCTGCGGTTCGAGGTGCCGTCGCCGAGCAGCACCTGGCGCGTGACCGTCTGAGACCGGGGTGAACGCCGGCCCGGCGAGCACCACGACGACCGCGGCGACCGCGGCCACCGGTGTCAGCTCAGCCGGCCGGTAGCAGAGCCGCAGCTCCTGCCACAGGGGCGCGCCTTCGATGGCCCGCACGACGATGGTGGCCGGCAGGTCCTCGCGCGTCGCGAGCGCCGGTGCGACGGCCATGCCGGCCCGGACGAGGTCCTGCAGCGTCGCCAGGCACTGCGGCTGGTCGAGCGCGACGCCGTGCCGGCGGCACACCCGCTGCAGGTAGGCCGACCACCGCGTGGTGCCCGGCGGGTCGTCCGCCCACGGGTGCTCGGCGAGCCCGGCGAACGGCACGGTCCGGTTCCGCGCCAAGGGGTGGTCGTGCGCGAGGATCACGAACACCGGCTCCCGCGGGTGCACGACGACGCTCCCGGCGCCGTCCGGCACGACCGCGTCCGGCAACGGCGGGAGGTAGACCAGCGCCAGGTCGAGCGAGCCCGCGGCGACCCGCGCCGACGCCACGGCCTCGTCCTGGTTCTCCTGGACGCTCACGCCGTGGCACCACGGCTGGTCCCGCAGCCACCGCGAGACGGCCAGGTGCAGGAAGCCGCAGTACCCGCCGACGCGCAACGGCCCGGCGGGCGCCCGCTGTTCGCCGATCCGTTCGGTCAGCGCGGAGACGCCGGCGAGCACGGTGCGGGCTTCGGCGACGACGTCCGCGCCCAGCGGCGTCGGCACGCAGCCGGTGGGGGGAGCGACGAACAGCAGGCCGCCGACCGAGCGCTCGACCCGCCGCAGCAGCCCGGACAGCACGGGCTGGAAACCCGCAGCACCCGGACGGCCCGGGTGAAACTGCGCGTATCGGCCACGAGCGCGTGCAGGTGACGCAGTTCCAGCTCCACGGCCCCTCCGGCGGTCGGGGTGAGCTCACTTTAGTCCGCGTGATCACCCCGGACACCCGACTTGAGTCGCTACTCCACGCCGTCACTCATACCTCGGTCACTCGACCGTCCGGGCCAGGATGCCGAGGGTGGCGCGCAACGCCGTTTCGGGGATGATCGGGAAGGTGATCTTGTCCCGGTACCGCTCCTCGATCTGGCTCCAGTCGTAGTACGACGTCACGAGCGTGCCGGTGCCGTCCGCCTCGAGCCGGTAGCCGTAGAGGTGCCGGATCGGTGGCTGGATGGTGCCGGAGATCGTCCACTCCAGCCGGCTGTCCTGCTCGTAGCGGGTGATGATCACCGTGACGTCGTACTTGCCCATCGGCACGTCGTTGAGGGACTCGCGGTCCATGTGCACGACGAACTCGTCGCCCACCCCGCGGACCGGTTCGCCGTCCGCGGACTGCAGCATCCCGGAGCTGTCGATGGCGACGTGCCCCCGGGGGTCGGTCAGCAGGGCGAACACCTTCGCCGGCGGCGCCTCGACCTTGCGGGTCACTTCGAACCGTTCTGACGTCATGGTCCCGAGACTGCCACGGCTCTCGCGAGTACGCCGTCCGGGCGGTCACAGGTCCAGCACCAGGTCCGACCGCGGCCGGGCGCAGCACACCAGCGCCGTGCCCGGTGGTGGGTCCTCCAGCGGGTCGGGCTCGTAGCCGACCTCGCCCGACAGCACCGGCGTCACGCACGTCTGGCAGACGCCGGACCGGCACGACCAGCGGGTCGGCACGTCACACGCCTCGGCGAACTCCAGGACGTTCGGGTAGTCCGCGCTCCACGGCACCGTCAGCCCGCTGCGGGCGAACGTGACCCGGGGGCCGGTGCCCGGCGGCGTGGCCGGTGGGTGGGGTGGCGCGTGGACGGCGTCGACGATCCCGGGGTTGATCGCCGGCAGTGCGCCGAACAGTTCACTGTGGACCCGGCCGGGTGCCAGGCCGAGCCCGACGAGCGCGTCCCGCGTCGCGGACATGAAACCCTCGGGACCGCAAACGTATGCGGTCGCGTCGATCGGCAGGTCCAAAGTGGACAAAGCGGCCCGGTCGAGCCGGCCCCGCCGGGCGCCCGCGGTGCCGGACGGCGGGGTTTCCGTCGTGTAGTAGACGTGTTCGCGGGCGTGGGGGAGACCGGCGAGCAGCGTGTGCGCTTCGGCGGCGAAGGCGTGCTCGGCGGCCGAGCGGCTGGTGTGCAGCCAGCGTGTGCAGCATCGCCAGGACCGGCGTGACGCCGATGCCGGCGGAGATCAAGAGCACCGGCGAGTCGTCTTCGGCCAGGACGAAGTCACCGCGGGGCGCGGCGACCGGCAGGACCGCGCCGGCGGTCAGCCGGGTGTGCAGGAAACCGCTCACCGCGCCGTGGTCCTCCCGCTTGACGCTGATGCGGTACTCGGTGTCCGAAGGCATCGCCGAGAGTGAGTAGCTGCGGACCGGCGCCGGGTCGCCGGCCCCGGGGACGCGCAGCGTGAGGAACTGGCCGGGCTCGGGCCGGGGCAGCGGTGCGCCGTCCGCGGCCGTGAGGTGGATCGACGTGACGGTGGTGCTCTCCGGCACGACGCGGGACACGCGCAGCTCGCGGAACCCGGTCCAGGCCACGGTTTCGGGCTTGTGTTCGTGTTCGTGCCCGGCGAGCAGGTCGCGGAACGACCCCTGCCAGCCGGGACTGAGCGCCGGGATGTCGACGGCCTTGCGGAGATCGGCGGTGTCGCGCCCGGGCAGGTAGAGGAGCGCGTCGATGTCGGCGACGCTCATCTCGTGACGCCCGGTCCGGGTGCGGACGATCTCGTCGCCCGCCCGGACCTGGCCTTCGCGGATCACCCGCAGGTAGAAGCCGGGCCGGTGGTGCGCGACCAGCAGCGCCGGGATCCGCGGCTCGCCGAGGCGCATCCCCACCCGGAAGCACGTGACGCGCGGCTGTGTGACCTCGAGCTCGGCCTCCCCGATCCGGTACCGGTCGCCGATGTGCACCTCGTCGTCGGACAGGCCGTCGACGGTGAAGTTCTCGCCGAACTGGCCGTATTCGAGGTCGTCCCGGCCCAGTTCGGCGCGCCAGAAGTCGTAGGACTGGCGCTGGTAGACGAGCACCGCGCGGTTCTCGCCGCCGTGGCCGCCCAGGTCACCTTGGCCGTCACCGTCGATGTTGAGCCGGCGGACCATCGCCGGGCCGTCGACGGGGTACTTGAAGATTCCGGTGTGGACGGTCCGGCCCTGCCAGGGCACGTCCTTCGGTTTCCCGACGTTGAGGGACAGCAGTCTGGGCACGGTTTCACTCCGCGGGTTCGGCGCGCGAGCGCTGGTAGTGCCGCCGGGCCTTCATGCGGTTGCCGCAGACCGCCATCGAGCACCAGCGGGCGCTGTTGGGTTTGCTGTGGTCGATCAGGAACAGCCGGCACTCCGGGTTCGCGCACGGGCGCAGCCGGTTCCCGCCGGCCTTCGTGAGGTCGGCCCAGGCGAGCACGGCCCGGGACGCGGCGGAATGGCCCGGCGCGGGGTCGAGCTCCCACTGGATCTCGTCGTCCGCGAAGTGCGCCCGGTAGCTCAAGCCTTCGACGAACGGCGCGGCCGACGCCGCCGGGTCCTCGCCGCGCACGATCCGCTGCAGCACGGCACGCGCCTCGCGCAGCGCCTGCCACTCCGCTTCGGAGGCCGGCTGGCCGTGGGCGGCGAGCCAGCTGCGGCCGAGTGCCGCGTCGGCCAGGTCGTCCTCGGGTGCGCCGTTGCGCACGGGGGTGCTGTTCAGCAGGTCGAGCAGCAGCTTTTCGAAGCCCATCGGTCTAACCTCCCAACTCGTAGTTGACAGGTTACACCCTCCTGTGGTTCCGTGTCTAACCAGTAAAGCTGATCGATGGGGTTAGTCGGAAAGGGGCAGGTCATGGGACTGTCATGGCAGCAAGGACCGCTCTCGGAGCGGTCGGTCGGGCACTTCCTGGTGCCGCAGCCGCTGCCGGAGC
This genomic window contains:
- a CDS encoding glycoside hydrolase family 9 protein translates to MSVRPRLLAACLPVVLVVSLAPAAHADAPYERVLNGTFDTTKAPWWSSGTTPSRVDAGRLCADVPAGTVNPWDSMLGENDIPLEAGQPYTLRFTATATADVTIRAGLGLAVAPSTTMFSKTAAVTSTPKTFTFTGNSSLSTLRGQVNFQFGGATKPYTFCVDDVSLTGGAIAPGGGKDYGSPVRVNQVGYATTGPKEASIVDASAKPVPWELRDSAGKVVKKGRTQVRGDDAASGDHVHIADFGDYRKEGTGYTLAVGTAVSAPFDIARNPYDGLRKDSLEYFYLVRSGTPIDAAYAGDAYARPAGHLGVAPNKGDTSVPCLPGTCDYSLDVSGGWYDAGDQGKYVVNGALAAWQLMDSYERSLSTGDWANLKDGLLKVPEAGNRVPDVLDESRWEVEFLLKMQVPAGQPLAGMAHHKIHDLAWTALPTQPQADAQPRYLHPPSTAATLNLAAAAAQCARVWQPYDRAFAAKCLAAAKTAWQAALAHPAIYAPDEDSVGGGAYDDTNVTDEFSWAATELYATTGDRTYLKSMTGRITADGFSWRDTGALTDLTIARLPWRFPLDRVLGARQRVLNVADQYVRNVDSQGYPNPFKDAAYPWGSTSSTTNNALVIATAYDLTHRQGYRDAVLESMDYLLGRNGLNQSFVTGYGERASTNEHGRIWAHQLDPKLPAPPPGSLAGGPNSGLQDPVAQQNLPGCAPAKCYIDDIFSYSTNETAINWNSSLAWIAAFAAGK
- a CDS encoding sugar phosphate isomerase/epimerase; protein product: MGWRFAVSTLGMPGIPVREAASTASAHGCEGLELRVHASEEVHLGLPGRAVDDLRSLLSGQGLAVACLAGYAKVCRPGPDGPVVGELRALIELAHRIGAPAVRVFPGGDGDARSRIEAVLDDLRDSGVRLLLETHDSRPTGAAALAVVEPFGDPDLVAVLWDAVHPWRAGEEPAVTREVLGRYLGYFQVKDAVGRDDPTPVPPGDGAIPLSECGELLRSWSGWISLEWEKAWYPALAPIDVPLRAAAAWFRRYTLPE
- a CDS encoding glycoside hydrolase family 6 protein, which codes for MRWTARVIAVSALLLVGTAVPANAASPLDLTSGFYVNTGSAPAQWVASHSSDSRASKINASIASKPIAKWFGNDSAIGTSVASYVSAADSHDKLPVLVAYNLPGRDACGGESGGGAGSLGAYKTWISSFAAGVGTHPAVVVIEPDALGDFDCMSSAQIADRNTMLTYATQMFKQKAPNTYAYLDGGNAGWVAAATMASRLKAAGVANVRGFSVNVSNYYTTSQSISYANSVKSGVGGSAQFVIDTSRNANGSNGNWCNPAGRKLGVTAQAGGGAEMLLWVKTPGVSDGQCGIAPTVPAGTFSPDIAVRLIDGT
- a CDS encoding ABC transporter substrate-binding protein, producing MPARLRRTLLATAMAATLVTAAACGGASDDQQSASGPVTLVVKTFSQFGYDALYKQYEASHPGVTIKEENIGKLGDYSPKLQQWMTAGSGAGDVVALEEGIISQYVAKPDKFVNLLDKGADSLKPDYLDWKWNQALTADGKTLIGLGTDIGAQGMCYRKDLFQKAGLPTDREQVGALWPTWDAYLATGKRFLTANTGAKFYDSSSGMYQNILMQQGDHTYYDKANNFVADSNPAVRSAYDQTVGMIQGGLSANLDQYSPQWNAGFKKGTFATIACPSWMLATIQKQAGPENADKWDVAKVPGNGAVRGGSFLAVPKQSKHQDQAVELVKFLTSAKGQIGAFQAKGNFPSSPQAIDDPVVQGLTNAYFGGAPVGKIFGASAKAVKPVYLGPANVAIGDRFTNALLAVEQGKLQPDEAWAKAIDEAKRLVK